The Trichomycterus rosablanca isolate fTriRos1 chromosome 17, fTriRos1.hap1, whole genome shotgun sequence DNA segment TCCTTTAGAAGTCCCAGATGAGGCTGGGCTGCAAACTACTGCCCACATAAGAATGAGTGTTTACACCTCCCTCTGTCTTTTATTCTGTACCGGCTTTGTCCTTATGTTAACAGATAGACTCTTGAGATGCAGTACATCAACCGTACTTACTGAGAACTGTGAGTAGGCTCTCAAAATAGGTTATAGAAGTCCCTCTCATAACTCCGCTGCAGGGTACCTTTCACAGTCTGACCTCTCGGCAATGTGGAATTATACAGTCgaaatattattattcaccAGAGCCAGACTTGTGACCCCTTGCCGTTTACAAAGGTAGAAACCCGTCCCTCATATTGGCTGTACAGTGGTCTTGTTATAATGAGGTTGCAAAAGTCAGTAGGACAGAAACATGTGATATTAATACGTCCAATAAATTGCCCCCAGGGGATTTTTGTCTCCCCTTTTGTACCACATAGGAAATATTCAGTCTTTCTCTTCGCCTCCAGAGTATCTGTCATTTAAGGATCATCCAGCATAGCTTCTTTTTTGCCTCTGGCCTATGTTTAAACTCCCACTAAATGGTTTATAAGAAGCAGACTGTggtaaggctttttttttcattgaGTCCATCTCGTCAGAGGGAATGTTTGAGAGAGAAGCTCTTTAAACGCACGGCAAGCGATTAAAGCCATTAACCTGAGAGACAGTGTGTAAGAAAGTGGCCTGTCCTGGTCCCTGAGGGTGAGTGGTGTTGACATATCCTCACAGCACCGGCAAGGATTCGGTTTCAGCTCCACTTCGAAGGAGTCGACTCTGCAGGTAAAGCATGCAGGACGATCATCTCTGTAGATTGCTCAGCCTTAATGTTAAAATAGGGGCTTTAAAAGGCTGAAAAATGTCTAAGATTATGTGGCCATTTAAGCAATACAGGCATTTTTCTAAATCCAAATAGCATAACTACATGGCTTTAAAGGCATGATGGGTGTTCCGTCTTCTGTCTGATCTTGTCATCTTCTTCCCTTTCTCTTCCAATATAATCATGTATAATTTGCTGTTGCACTTGCGATCTCCACCACATACATGGCACCCATActggccgaggagagccgtCGGGTGGACATGCCTCCTCTGACGTGTGCAGCCAATCAGTCTTCTTTTTAATCTTCAGTGTGTGATTGCTACAGAGAGCTCTACACGTTTATATAAACCTCAGTAGAAAGGAGAGAAGTTTATACCAAACGTCTTGTCAGAACCATGAAAAAGTAAGTCATTTAGCCTGGGATCTTGAAAGGTTGTGCTGGGACAGTCTGAGTGTGGTCAAATCTGAGTGTGGCTCCTCACACCGAGCATGGACTAAGATTATATCCCACATCTTACTCTGAAGTAATTAAACACTGCAGTTCTGCCGATCTCTTCCCTTCATGCTGACAGATCAGCTCCAGCCTGATGAAGCCTCCTGTGTCTCGGTTTCCTCTGTAGCTAGAGCTCACAGCCCGGAGCTTTCTTCAGAGACATCGCTCTTTCATCCAGAGGATTTCAAATGAGGCATCCATGCTAATGTATTGCCCAGTTTGTCTGGATTTTGCTTATGACTGGTAGCATTACATTCAACACTAGAGTATGGTGCCATAATATCAGCGTGTCCTCTTTTCTTTAAGcacttactgttttattttcactGTTGACCTTACCTGTTGCACACTGTTATCTCACCCATTGGTCAAGATTTTTTCAATCATTACCCTCAGCACAATAGCAACAAACAGAATGCAGATTCTTGTTTATTCACAGTTGAAGGACAGGGGCCTtcatgtgtaaaataaaaatgtaaacattacttCTGATACTTTTATGCAGACTAAATtgttattaatgaattataaatataataattttatgatTAGTCAACATTTTTATCTTATCGTATATTTTACCTGATATGGCCTGCAAGTTTTGTCTCCTTATTATACAGTGTATTGtcccaaatatataaatatttaacataattttttatatatatatatattatttttatgcaatttctccccatttttctattcttcttccgctgctgacagactccagatttgcattcaaggagagcacgccgctgcccatgccttctttacacgtttaaaaccctcctcttctcgtccgtgcttCCTGCATGGatgtctcttctgccaatcagggtccttacacagcgtatgaagacccacccacacacatatagtccggtccccaccctgcagatacggtggccaatttgtatcttcagcaggcactgccaattatgcccgccagatggcgcccagccgaccagtggcaacaccgagccttgaacccgggagttcagaaacccggtgctggtgcgtcagtgaaatatcccgctgcgccacctgggcgccctttatttaacatcattataacattataatatcGTGTGTGGAGCCCAAATTGTTAAATTAATGTCAAATGAGTGATACAGAAATGTATAATTGGAATAAGATAATTCGCTTTAATACGGACACTCCATCACTGCAACGTACATGATCAGACACGATATGCCACCGAACTTAAAACAAGCAACTTAATACAGGACATAGGTGCAGAATAATCAAAGGTTCGGTCATACTGACTGAAAAGAAAGAGACATAgagacagatagagacagatgAAGGAGGCAGTGCTGAGAGGGACTTGTGGGAGTTGATAATGGGGTGTGTTGAGAATGGGGGCTCAGGGGAGCACTGGGCTAACGATGCTGTAATGTAGTGCTGCTGTCCACATGAACAGCACAGTGACGGATTGGGTGGGCAGTGAGAGCAGGCCATacagccacacacacatgctgccCAATCAATCAGATAAACGCACGGCTACTTCCCCCCGGTACATTGTCAGGCCTAGACACctaattaacacacacatacacacacatagaaatacacacacagtttacACAATTGCTACACACTGATGTGTAGTTTTCATGTTACCAGGTTATTAGTCAACCTTAAGCAAGAAGATTTCCAAAAATGccatatttttttgtattatttctgtaatctttataaatttctatttaaaatatgCCATCTGTGGGGTAATGGTGCAGCTAATAGTACCCAACTGTTGCCACTCTTACAGAAAAATTACCCTAATGCGTCTTTCAAACATGAGACAGCAATGTTTAACTGCATCGTGACACGAATGGAAGTCTCCATTCAAAAACTTTGGAGAACACCGTGGTCCAGAGACATCCCGTGTGACCGAACTGGGCAACACATTAACATGGATGCCTCATTTGAAATCCTCTGGATGAAAGAGCGATGCCTCTGAAGAAAGCTCCGGGCTGTGAGCTCTAGCTACAGAGGAAACTGAGACACAGGAGGCTTCATCAGGCTGGAACTGATCTGTCAGCATGAAGGGAAGAGATCGGCAGAACTGCAGTGTTTAATTACTTCAGAGTAAGATGTGGGTTATAATCTTAGTccagttagttagttagtgtaAGGAGCCCACCTCGGTTTGACCACACTGAGACTGTCCCTGCACAACCTGTCAAGATGCCAGGCTAAATGAGTAGTTTTTTCATGGTTCTGACAAGACGTTTGATGTAAATTGGTGAAAGTCATCTTTCTTTTCCACTGAAGTTGCAATACTGATGCAATATAGACTTGAAATGGACATCCTCACAGTAACCAGGTACAATTTCTATAAAGAAGTTGTGTGAAATGTGAAGAAGTGATTGTGCCATGCTAGCGTTTTTATTGTTCTAtctatttttaaaacatataaCAAAAACTATGATAGAGATGTGCTAGATGTGTCTAATGTGCTGGATGGGAAGTCACTTTCTCGCTGCTGCAACTTCGACTCTAGTACTGCATAATCAAGACACCGGCACAAGTTGAGAGGGAAAACAAAGAGCCGAGCATGTTCCTACAAATGTGTAGAGCTCTCTGTAGCAATCACACACTGTCGATAAAAAAGAAAACCGATTGGCTGCACACGTCAGAGGAGGCATGTCTAGCCTGCGATGTATGTGGCGGAGACTGCAAGTGCGAaagtaaatgttattattattatttataattaggattttaatgtcatgttttatataCTTTAATAGTTAATTGAAAAAATACATTggacaaacaaaccaaacactAAATTCCAATATTTAACCACCTAATCCCAATTGTAAAGTATAGTGGGGGTATGTGGTTTGGTTCTGTCATAGGAACAGGAACATTTGTAGCAATTAGATATTTATGTGTAATAACATACAGTATCTTTAGGTTTTTTTGTAAACAGAACATGAACAGAAAATGTGCTAAACGCTAAACTCACCACTGTCAACCCCAAATCAGTCTACCAATAATAAACAATGCCCAGAGAAGTCCAGAAGTATGCAGTTGCAATTATTCAATGACATTTTACAAATTAATTGAGATGTATCCAAAAAGATTACTGGCGGTAACAATTACCAATGGTGGCTCAACCAAGAACAAACCATTGGggattaatatatatattttttaacattccaaGCCAAATTCCAGATTTTGCATTGAGCTATTTACTATTACGACCAACCACAAGCACAAATCAGTGgcatttaaactaaataaaatgtctATTTAATAACATAGCCTCTTAGTTCACAAAGTGTCTAATTAATTAAGAAAGCAGGTATGTGGTAAAGGTGAGCAGGGTCACCCCTCTACAGTGCCCATCTGATCAAAGCGCTGGACGTTTCTTATCAACTCAGCTTCCACTCTCATCTCCGACATCAGTACTTGTTAAGATTTTCCTATTTTTTCTATTCGTCCTCGGGCTATTATTCCTGCCCTCTGTTTCTCAGAGAGAATAAGAAATTCCAGCTATCATCAAGCCCAGATCAAACGAGGTCTCAGCTGAATTCGCTGTCAGAACAAAACCATTTGTTCCTGCGGCTCGCTCCAAAGGCCTCGTCCCTGGACCTCTTACTCCTTCAAGTGTGTTTAATGTACTTTCAGCAGCTGGCTCCCCCAGGCCTGTCTGCCACTGCTCATTTTGGAAAACATGGCAGCGAACTTTAACAGGTTGCACCGTATGCACATGCCTATTTTCCTTTACCCATAATCACTATAcatgtaataaaaacaagaattttttttctctgactaaagcacaaagaaaagatttccagtgtttcactGACGTGCTTAATTGTACTtcgtttttttatttcattcaagGATTAATCCATTGTTATTTCTGGTGACTGAATgggcccaaattcccacagacatactttaagtTCTTTTTGACTTTAAAAGTCTTCTCAAAAGAGCAACTGTCGTAatagctgaaaatatcacatagaggtcacactatttttgtagcatttttttttaatgggacatccaacaagctcattgtcaggtgtccaaatacttttggccaaaatgCCACTGCTCATTTTGGAAAACATGGCATCGAACTTTAGCAGGTTGCTCTGTATGCGCATGCCTATTTTGCTTTACCCATAATCACTATActtgtaataaaaacaagagtttggtatttgttcattttcttgaaTCTTTTTTAATCTGactaaagtacaaaaaaaaagatttccagtgtttttactgacGTGCTTAATTGTACtttgtatttaatttcattCAAGGATAAATCCTTTTTTATCCTAATTTCTATTTTTGGTGACTGAATGGGcccaaatttccacagacattcTTTAAATTCTTGTGAGAAGCATTCTCAcaaaagtggctgttgttatagcagaAATGATCACATAGAAGTCAGTCTGTTTCAATAGctgttgtttttgaaatggggtgtccaacaagctcatagtcaggtgtccaaatacttttggccaaatagtgtaTTTGTTATAGTAGTGTATGATTTGTGAAACAGACCGATTGAACTCCCATTATTATTTTACCCAAACAAAACCTCGTTCCCACCAGGGTTCTGCAAATGACCGGCCCTATGAGactgtgggtgtgttcgaaaacctggtgagctctctacatagatgcattttacgtcatcctacgtgctctcccgagaagaaggctgttcaaattcttagatgccttaaaacgctgtctagtaaggcaccttaaatttgaacagaattttgacagaataacgaggcaatcccagcattcagtgcggcacaacttttctcacaaaaaaattacaaatatggcggacggaTGCAGATGTATAAacatgcacaagtgtcatttatttgcaaattcgggcttgtcatcGAATGTAACCCTTTTCGGTACACAACGGGAGATGTTaacatgctagcacgttgtgccacctcatcccactggtttgaatggcatgaggctaactgtgttagcttagtaagtgaaaactgatggaatcgctgtctaaatagtgcattcgaataacctgccttataagtcaatgacttattagaatcctctctagttaggcagctgcctaggtaggcagtaagacattaaggcagctcactaggttttcgaataGACCCTGTATTACAGTCAACAaatgtttgggtttttttcacattttttgttATACTAGAAGTAATCATGGTATGTAAAGTGGTGTGGTGTTTGACTTAGACTTTACTGATACacaaataattatgtaataatgcATAATAAGACCCGGTGAAGATGGGGAAAAGATTCCACACAAcacacaagtaaaaaaaaaacaacaatactgtattttgtaaaaatttacaaaaagaTATTTACATAACCAGCTCCATACATGGTCTGttcacatataaaaaaaactattaactattattattaatgtcacATCAGTATTAGAGTCCAAAGTCCAAAATATTCAGAAGTATACGCTCAATTACTGGCtccatctttctttctttgggTACTGATAAACCTGTTAGTGTATAAGGAACGTAACTATCCGGCATTTCCACTGAGACCAGGATAGACGTGAAAAGTCCCTTTTCCTTCTTTTCCTATTACACGGATACAGAAACATCAAACTGTGTGATgaatttttgactttgtacttgATAACAAGACAAAAAATAGTCATTTACATATTGTACACATTTCTTCAAGAGAGTCCAATTCTGCACGAGTCTTTATTTTTGGCTTCCTGCGTATGCGTTTGCATAGCAAGGCACTTAATTAGTACTCTCATTTCAACACcttaaaagaaaatacaaaaatactggACTGAAACTTTTCTGATGTTCAGTTTTTATATACAGCACATATAATTATTGTTCTAAGGCAGAATATGGCTTTTTTAACATAAGGGAATCTACAGGACCACAAAATCTCTACACTAGTGCTACACCGGATACATCATACAAAAACGTATAAAAACAATTCctaattctttatttaaaaacgtCCACTTTTCTTCAGGTCCTTCCTATGTTCTTTACAtcatattttaattcattttggaCTCTTTAAGACATCATGTTTAGAAATTTGCTTTCTTCTGCCAGCGCGGTCAGCATGGAAGTCATGTCTCCGATGGCCATGTTGCCGACGCCTGCTGGAACAGAGGGCAACGTTACAGAGTTACTTGGCGTCGTGAGGCGGGAGGACTCCTGCGACAGGTTGCGGAGAATACTGGGACTGAAAGTTCCCGACATCAGGCTGGCATGGTCGCCGTCATCCAGCATGGCATCAAAATCGATCTGTGTTTGCTCCATACCGTCCACCGTGCTGGAGACTTGGTTGTTTCCTGGGGAGCTCACATCAGCCATCAGTACTGCGTCCGTTGCAGCTGATTTGTTTAAAGAGCTAGACTCGAACATGTGGATCTGCCCTGTGTAGAACATGGCACCGCTGTCTGTGGTGTTAGCCACAGGCTTTTTGGGGCTAGCCTCTGAGGTGTTGTATACAGGGCTGAAGTGAGATTGCGGGTATCCGGGTTGCTGTGACCCCGAGTGCTGTCTGCCGTAGTGTTTGGGTTCTGTGGGCGGCCTGGGCTGCAGCAGACCGTGGTTTCCGTTTTGGATCGGGTTTTGGGGAACAGTATCGTAGCTCTGCTGATCGGTCCCTGTGTGGGAATAATCTCCATGATAATCCTCACAGGTTCTAGTTTCACTGGCACCAGACTTTGTTCTTATCCTGTTATTTGGCATGTGCATGGGCTGCAATGGTTTTCTGGATGGGCTTGTCAAACCCACATTTCCTCCTGTTATATTACCACAGGATGGATGCTGCCTGCTGCTTCTGTCATTATCCTGGTGGTATCCATGCTGGGCATGGATATGCTCGGTCTTGATGGCTTGTTGCCTAGCAGGAATCTGGGCGCAGTTCATCCTCTGTTGAGCGGCGAGTGCGAGGTTCTGACTCATGGTTTTGACTTGCTGGTTGGATTTATGGTTTTCAAAGGGTCCACAGTTCTGTTTTTGTTGGAGTGCAGTGATATTTGCCCAGTGCAGTGCCTGCTGCTGATGCTGCTGCTTGGTTTGGCTGGGAGATGCTTCTATTGTCCCTGAGCTAACCTCATTCCACTGCACAGGCATGTGGGTCTTGCTGGCACTAAGAGATGAGTTGTGTTGGGCTGGACTTATTTGGCAAGAAGCTGAAGTCTGTCGGTTAATGCTGTTTACAGAGCCGTCCACCACAGCCATGCGCCTCTGGAAGAAACATGCCTGAGGTGATGCTGTGCCATTGCTAAGGTAGCCCTGTCCCTGCTGGTGCTGGTGACGGTGCCCAGAGCCTGCTTGTTGTGTCGAATTTCCATTAGAAGCAAGGTACTGAACCATATCATCCGGCAACATTAGGTCCTCATCGATGGGACCATTGACTTCGCTTGCCATGGTCTCCATGGCAATATTCTCTGAGATGCTGGGAGGCCGGGGAGGGAATGGAAGATGTTGTAGATTACCATCTGAGCGGGTGTGGCTCTGCATTGCCAACTGACGACTAGAAGGCAAGTGTTGGGATGGATTGACATTGATCATGCTATTAAAACGCTGCCTCTGCTGGAGGTGTTGTTGATCTGCGATCACCCGTCTTACTGGCTCACTCGCACGCCGCCCGATACTTCCCGGAACCTCATGGGGCATCATGCTAGCTCTGGCATACCCAGTGTCACTGCACCTCCTGGGCACTAATGGGATTCCAAGTGGGTGCAAAGACGTTTCGTGAGAATCTCCCAGCAAGGCCATACGTGCCTTTAAGCTCATGTGGTCCATATTGGGAAGAGGCGTGGGTGGAGCGCCCCCAATTGCTGCAGCATATTTAGCTTTAAGTCGGTAATGTTGGGCAGGAGTGAGGCTGAGCAGGTCTGGCAGGCCTTCACACTGGCTGGCCTCACTGGAGCGGCGGGAAAGGTCTGTAGAGATAGGGTCATACGAACCGGCCGAGCTGATGTTGTTAAGGCGCAGTCCGGCGTGAGAAGCCTGGCTGGAGCGGCGGCTGGAGTAGCATGGCGAGATGCCAGAGGAGCGTCGGCTTAGCGTGTAAGCTGAGCTCAATTGGCTTGCCAAGCTGTCCCGACGCTCCATTGGCTGGCACAGGACGGTTGTCTCGCCAGGGCAAAGGTCACTCAGACGTGGGCTGGTGATGGGCAGGGAAAGATTGCCGACATGTCCGGAGCTCTCCAGTAGGGACCCTTTGAAAAAATCATCGGGTATT contains these protein-coding regions:
- the gli2b gene encoding zinc finger protein GLI2b, translated to MDSSASTAAEKKECKSGLETNGFSELPKKPSPTLLNRGPHHIFPTFHTPIPIDMRHHEGRYHYEPHALHPLHGAPVLAGSPVISDISLIRLSPGGPAESPFSPPHPYISPHMEHYLRSVHGSPTLSMISAARGLSPADVALEHLKERGLFGLPPPPLGADFYHPMPSHRSPYGDLITAGSAAAAAAAAAAAAAVHLPDYISPMDISRFPSPRLTPRLSRKRALSISPLSDASIDLQTMIRTSPNSLVAYINNSRSSSATSIGGISPSFPFHHSINPVAYQQLLSQQRGLSAFGHTPTLIQPSPTFSRHQTLAASGLNTSTHNDAESKNMSGDSAVSSTVNPLHTKRSKVKTELDGSRPISPCSPDPSALTDPKEDVDREDGKQEPEVPYETNCHWEGCSKEYETQEQLVHHINNEHIHGEKKEFVCRWEECSREQKPFKAQYMLVVHMRRHTGEKPHKCTFEGCSKAYSRLENLKTHLRSHTGEKPYVCEHEGCNKAFSNASDRAKHQNRTHSNEKPYVCKIPGCTKRYTDPSSLRKHVKTVHGPEAHVTKKQRGDLVPRPPHSQRENGENEGANKPPNQGGQDKFEANSTTRGVEDYLQVKSIKTENSVMYQSSPGGQSSCSSQPSPLGSATHHDGGVGLLGPGEGGMGDLSMLDDVPLVDSTVSTGILGLHLHRCASPAHRLSHLKQEKLKMVRESCSWANAVSQASDIKLPPIINSGSLLESSGHVGNLSLPITSPRLSDLCPGETTVLCQPMERRDSLASQLSSAYTLSRRSSGISPCYSSRRSSQASHAGLRLNNISSAGSYDPISTDLSRRSSEASQCEGLPDLLSLTPAQHYRLKAKYAAAIGGAPPTPLPNMDHMSLKARMALLGDSHETSLHPLGIPLVPRRCSDTGYARASMMPHEVPGSIGRRASEPVRRVIADQQHLQQRQRFNSMINVNPSQHLPSSRQLAMQSHTRSDGNLQHLPFPPRPPSISENIAMETMASEVNGPIDEDLMLPDDMVQYLASNGNSTQQAGSGHRHQHQQGQGYLSNGTASPQACFFQRRMAVVDGSVNSINRQTSASCQISPAQHNSSLSASKTHMPVQWNEVSSGTIEASPSQTKQQHQQQALHWANITALQQKQNCGPFENHKSNQQVKTMSQNLALAAQQRMNCAQIPARQQAIKTEHIHAQHGYHQDNDRSSRQHPSCGNITGGNVGLTSPSRKPLQPMHMPNNRIRTKSGASETRTCEDYHGDYSHTGTDQQSYDTVPQNPIQNGNHGLLQPRPPTEPKHYGRQHSGSQQPGYPQSHFSPVYNTSEASPKKPVANTTDSGAMFYTGQIHMFESSSLNKSAATDAVLMADVSSPGNNQVSSTVDGMEQTQIDFDAMLDDGDHASLMSGTFSPSILRNLSQESSRLTTPSNSVTLPSVPAGVGNMAIGDMTSMLTALAEESKFLNMMS